CATAAATTACACGAGCAAAAACTGATTGTAGCAGACCTTCGCAAACATGAAATGGCAGAGCGTGCGGATTTATTTATTCATCCGCGCCAGGGTACGGATTACGTATGGCTTGCTGGTATTACGAAATATATTATTGATCAAGATTGGCACGATAAAAAGTTTTTAGCTGAAAATGTGAAGAACTTTGATGAATATAGCAAAATGTTAGAAAAGTATACGCTTGATTATACAGAAGAAATTACGGGGATTTCGAAAGAAAATCTGAAAGAAATGGCTCGTATGGTATATGAAGCAGATGGTACTTGTGTGCTTTGGGGAATGGGTGTAACGCAAAATACAGGAGGAAGTACAACGTCTGCAGCCATTTCAAATTTACTGCTTGTTACAGGCAACTATCGTCGTCCTGGTGCAGGCGCATATCCATTACGAGGTCATAATAACGTACAAGGTGCTTGTGATATGGCAACATTACCAAACTGGCTTCCAGGTTATCAAGCAGTATCAGATGATACGCTTCGTGCTAAGTTTGAAAAAGCATATGGCACAACGATTCCGAAAGCACCAGGATTAAATAATATTGCAATGTTACTCGCGGCAGAAGAAGGAAAACTACGTGGTATGTATGTCATGGGGGAAGAAATGGCTTTAGTCGATTCCAATGCGAACCATGTACAACATATTTTAGCGAATTTAGACTTCCTCGTTGTTCAAGATATGTTCTTATCAAAAACAGCTCGTTTTGCTGATGTTATTTTGCCAGCGGCACCAAGCTTAGAAAAAGAAGGTACGTTTACGAATACAGAGCGCCGTATTCAAAGATTATATGAAGTATTGAAACCGCTTGGTGATTCAAAACCAGACTGGTGGATTTTGCAAAAAGTTGCTCGTGCACTCGGTGGTGATTGGAATTACGAAAGTCCAAGTGAAATTATGGACGAAATCGCATCACTTGCACCGTTATACTCTCAAGCAACGTACGACCGTCTAGAAGGATGGAATAGTTTATGTTGGGGTAGTCATGATGGTAGCGATACACCGCTATTATATGTAGACGGATTTAACTTCCCAGATAAACTCGCTCGTTTATCATTAGATGAATGGATACCACCGGTTGTAGCGCCAGATGAGTACGATTTACTTTTAAATAATGGACGTATGCTAGAACATTTCCATGAAGGGAATATGACGAATAAGTCGGCTGGTATCTTATCTAAAGTATCTGAAGTATTCGTTGAAATTTCACCTGAACTCGCTATAGAGCGCAATGTGAAAGATGGTGGTCTTGTGGAATTAGCATCACCATTTGGAAAGATTAAAGTACAAGCGCTTATTACTGATCGTGTAACTGGGAAAGAACTATATTTACCGATGCATGCAACGATAAATGAAGAAGCGATTAATATTTTAACTGGGACGGCAACAGACCTTTATACGTGTACACCGGCGTATAAACAAACGATGGTGAAAATGCGTGTATTACGTGAAAAAGGAAACCGTCCGTTACCATCTTCAAACCCACGAGATAAACAGCGTAATCCGCAAAATGGTGTTGAAATTGAGCAAAAATGGCAAAGAAAACAATACGTATCACTTGTGGACTAGGGGGCGGAGATAGTGGCGAAAGAAATTACGTTAATTAAAAAGAAAGTTGTAACAGAGGAAGAACAGAAACAGCAAGTAGCAGATGAACTTCTAAATGAGCTATCTAATAATCGTGAAGCAGTAGAAGAAACGATGAAGCTTTTAGCACAGTTGCAGAAGGCTGGTATATTAGATGCGGCAATTAGTTTGCTTGCTGCGAAGGAAGATGTTTCAAAAATCGCTGTGGAGCAATTAAATCGTGAACCAGTTAAAAATGCACTCAACAACATGATGGGGGCGGGGGAAGCGCTATCCTCAGTTGACCCAGAAGTAACAAAGCAAATCACATCGAGTTTAGTCACTGGATTGCAATTTGCAACAGATGAATTAAAGAGTGGTAAAAAAACAAAAGTAATGGATTTCTTTAAAGTGTTAAAAGATCCAGATATCAATAGAGCCATTACATTCGGATTTAGCTTCTTGAAAGCATTTGGACAAGGGTTAGAGAAAAAATAGATTCAATGAAAAAAGTGATGGGAAGTAGCCATCACTTTTTTCATTGTATGTATAAGAGTGTTCATGTTAAGCGGAATATATTATTATTAAAGGGATGGGTTAGAAATGGAAATGTGGAATCCATCTCAAATATCGTTTTAGAATGTGGAGGAATATATGCAACACCGTAAAAGACTATCTATACCAGGGGTAATGAGACATTCCTTTCAAACTGTTAGATTTGCCTTTTGGAATGTGTTAACATTCCAACTTGCTTATAAATTGTTAGCAGCGATTGTGTTTATCCCACTTTTCGGTATTATTTTCAATAAGTTGTTGTACTTTGGTGGGTATGCAAACGCAACAAATGATGAGTTATTAGCATTTTTGAAAACACCATACGGGATTTTGGCGATTGTAATTTTATCTATATTGGCATTGTTCCTGATCTTTACAGAGTTTGCAGTACTTATTATCATTTCGTACTTCGCTCATAAAAGGCAAAAGGTGAGATTACGTCCAATTTTATATAAAACAGTAACGTATTTACCTTCTCTGTTTACATATTGCTTACCTGGATTTGTTTTGTATGCAGTTGTACTATTACCACTATTAAGTATGGGATATAAGTCTGCATTGATTCCAGAAATTCAAATTCCTAATTTTATTACAGGTGAACTATTTAAGACAACAATGGGGCAAGTTGGATATTATACTTTCTTTGCTGTAGTTGCCTATTTGAACCTTCGTTGGATTTTTGTTTTACCTATTATCGTTTTAGAGGAGAAGCCGTTCCGTACGGCAGCACGAAAAAGTGCAAACTTAGTAAAAGAAAGCTTCTTTAAAGTGTTGTTCTTTTTAGTAGGTTTTTTCATATCTGTAGGAATTGTTTTTCTTTTATGTGTAGGAATTTATTTACTTTGTCTGT
This Bacillus paramycoides DNA region includes the following protein-coding sequences:
- the fdhF gene encoding formate dehydrogenase subunit alpha, whose translation is MAEQTVRVTVDGKEFSASGEKTILQLFNESNLEHPQICHVPEVDPIQTCDTCIVEVNGKLMRACSTKLENGMHIERQSQRAKEAQTEAMDRILENHLLYCTVCDNNNGNCKVHNTVHMMGIEEQKYPYEPKVSACEVDMSHPFYRYDPNQCIACGQCVEVCQNLQVNETISIDWSLDRPRVIWDHGVSINDSSCVSCGQCVTVCPCNALMEKSMLGEAGFMTGLKPDVLDPMIDFVKDVEPGYSSILAVSEVEAAMRKTKVNKTKTVCTFCGVGCSFEVWTKDRHILKVQPVSDAPVNGISTCVKGKFGWDFVNSEDRITKPLIRQGDMFVEATWEEALEVVASNMQHIKSEYGSDAFGFISSSKVTNEENYLMQKLARQIYGTNNVDNCSRYCQSPATDGLFKTVGMGGDAGTVKDIAEAGLVIIVGANPTEGHPVLATRVKRAHKLHEQKLIVADLRKHEMAERADLFIHPRQGTDYVWLAGITKYIIDQDWHDKKFLAENVKNFDEYSKMLEKYTLDYTEEITGISKENLKEMARMVYEADGTCVLWGMGVTQNTGGSTTSAAISNLLLVTGNYRRPGAGAYPLRGHNNVQGACDMATLPNWLPGYQAVSDDTLRAKFEKAYGTTIPKAPGLNNIAMLLAAEEGKLRGMYVMGEEMALVDSNANHVQHILANLDFLVVQDMFLSKTARFADVILPAAPSLEKEGTFTNTERRIQRLYEVLKPLGDSKPDWWILQKVARALGGDWNYESPSEIMDEIASLAPLYSQATYDRLEGWNSLCWGSHDGSDTPLLYVDGFNFPDKLARLSLDEWIPPVVAPDEYDLLLNNGRMLEHFHEGNMTNKSAGILSKVSEVFVEISPELAIERNVKDGGLVELASPFGKIKVQALITDRVTGKELYLPMHATINEEAINILTGTATDLYTCTPAYKQTMVKMRVLREKGNRPLPSSNPRDKQRNPQNGVEIEQKWQRKQYVSLVD
- a CDS encoding DUF1641 domain-containing protein — its product is MAKEITLIKKKVVTEEEQKQQVADELLNELSNNREAVEETMKLLAQLQKAGILDAAISLLAAKEDVSKIAVEQLNREPVKNALNNMMGAGEALSSVDPEVTKQITSSLVTGLQFATDELKSGKKTKVMDFFKVLKDPDINRAITFGFSFLKAFGQGLEKK